A window of Marinobacter sp. es.042 genomic DNA:
TACTACTACCGGTACTGTTAAGTTCTTCAACGAAGCAAAAGGCTTTGGCTTTATCACTCGTGAAGGCGGCCCGGACGTTTTTGTTCACTACAGCGCTATTCAGGGCAGCGGTTTCAAAACTCTGGCAGAAGGCCAGCAGGTTGAGTTCACCGTTACCCAGGGCCAGAAAGGTCCTCAGGCGGAGAACGTTGTTGCCCTGTAATCCCTGATGGATTCGGCAATAACCGCCAAAAAGGCAGCTTCGGCTGCCTTTTTTAATGGCTGAAAAACGCCTGGCAAGGTGGCACGCTTTTGTCATTTTCCCATCATTGTGTAATCTTTACCGACCTGCTGCTCGTTTAACCGGAAGTCGAGATCTCCAGGAATCATGACATGCTCCGACTGCTCAAGGCCGCCTGGATCCTGTTCTGGGCCATACTGCTCACCCTGATTCTGTTCTTCCCGATTGTTATTGCAGCCCTGTTGGGGAAGCGAGGGGATGCAGCGTTCCACGGCACCCAGATCTATGCATGGATCATCCTGAAAGTCTGCGGTATCCGCCTCAAGGTTCGTGGCAGGGAAAACATCGAGCCCGGTCAGCGATATGTCATTCTGAGCAACCATGCCTCCTATCTTGATCCCCCGGCGCTGGTGCTCGCCCTTGGTCTGCAATATCGATGGGTGATCAAGAAAGAGTTGCGCAAGGTGCCCCTGTTCGGATTGGCACTGGAAGCCTCGCGGAATTTGTTTATCGATCGTTCGAAAGGTAGTGATGCACTGGAGAGCATCAAGCGAGGTGTCGGCCAGCTCCCGGACGGCACCGGCATTCTGATTTTCCCGGAAGGAACCCGTTCGTGGGATGGCAAATTACTACCCTTCAAGAAGGGTGGTTTCGTCATTGCACAGGATGGCGAGCTTCCGATTCTTCCCGTCACCATCTGTGGGTCCCACCAGCGATTGCCCAAGGGAAGTGTTGCGTTCAGCAGCGGTGACATCGAAATCGCCATTCATCCCCCGATGGCGTCCGGGGCTTTGCCGCTGGATGATCTGATGACAGACGTTCGCAACAGTATTGCGTCGTCCCTCTGAAGCAGAAGAACCCGGCCGTCCGGCCGGGTTCCGGTGTTCAGCGCACGGTGTTACCGGGTGAAAATAGCCTCGTAGAAACGCATGGTTCCCTCCCAGGAGCGTGTGGCGGCCTCTTCGTCATAACCTATCGGCATGCCGAACTCCTCGGCGACCTTGTCAGCGCCAGGATTGGTGAATGAGTGCAGCACGCCGGGAAAGCTCACCAGGGTGAGATCGACTTCTGCGTCCTGCATCTCCTTCACCAGGCCGGCGACCTGGTCTGAGGGGACCATCTTGTCGGCACCACCGGTGTACACCTGAACCCTGGCCTTCACTGTTCCGGCTTCGGCGGTTATGGGGCTGCCAAGCGCACCGTGGTAGCTGACGACGCCGTCCAGATCCAAGCCCATACGTGCCATATTCAGGACTACCGCGCCGCCGAAACAGTAGCCTTGTGCAGCGATGCGGGAAGCATCAACGCTTTCATGGTTTTGCAGGATCTCCATCGCCGTCATGAAGCGCGCCTTCACCTGATCCATGTCCTTGGTCGCTTCCTGCATGAACTTCTGGGCGGTATCAGGGTGGTCCGCCTGCTTGCCAGAGCCATACATATCCAGGGCAAACGCGGTGTAGCCGGCAGCGGCAAGCCGCTCTGCCTGATCCCGGGCGAATTCATTGTGCCCCCACCACTCATGGACCACCAGAACGCCCGGGCGTTTCTCTTCGAATTCGTCATCCCAGGCCATGTAGCCGGTAAAGGTGGTTTCACCGACCTTGTATTCAACGGTCTTGGTTTGCATTTCTGCCAGTACCTGTGTGCTTGCCAGAGTTAGTGACAGGGCTGCGGCGGTCGCCGCTGTTTTCAGAGTTTTCATGATCTGTCCTGCTCCTTTTGGGTCGGATGGTCTTTTTGTCCGGAAATCTACGCCCGGAACCGTTAAACCGATGCAATCAGTTGCCAGTCCAGTATAGGACCTTTTGACTACACTACAGTCAGACACTCGCAAATCCCGAATGATCTGGAGGTTGTGTATGAGGATCGGTGTACCCAGGGAAATCAAGAACCGCGAATACCGTGTAGGTATGACACCCGCTGCCGTTCATGAGCTGTGCGGCCACAATCATGACGTGTTTGTGGAAACCGGAGCTGGCCTCGCTATCGGCTTTTCCGACGAGGATTATCGGCAGGCCGGAGCGCGAATTCTTGAGACGGCCGGGGAGGTTTTCGATACGGCAAAGTTGATCGTCAAGGTGAAGGAGCCTCAGGCCGAAGAGCGTGCCATGCTGAAGCCGGAACACACGCTCTTCACTTATCTGCATCTGGCACCGGACAAAGCGCAGACGGACGACCTGGTGAAGTCCGGCGCCACCTGCATTGCCTATGAGACAGTGACCGACCATGGAGGGCATTTGCCCCTGCTGGCGCCGATGTCGGAAGTCGCCGGGCGCATGTCGATCCAGGCCGGTGCCCATTGTCTGGAGAAAGCCATGGGCGGTCGCGGCGTGCTATTGGGCGGCGTACCCGGTGTCAGTCCGGCGCGGGTAGCGGTCGTTGGTGGCGGCGTTGTCGGCCAGAATGCGATTGCCATGGCGGTCGGGTTGGGTGCCCACGTCACGGTTCTGGACCGCAACATGGACGTACTCAGAAACCTGGACCATCTCTACGGCAACCGCATCACAACCCTGTTTTCAACGGCCCAGACTCTCGATCAGGCGGTGACGGAATCCGATCTTGTCATCGGCAGTGTGCTCATTCCAGGGGCCTCTGCGCCCAAGCTGATTACCCGTGACATGATTCGCCGGATGCCGGAGGGAAGCGTTATCGTGGACGTTGCCATTGATCAGGGTGGCTGTGCCGAAACCTCCCGGGCCACGACGCACGACGATCCCACGTATATTGTTGATGGTGTGGTACATTACTGCGTGGCGAATATGCCGGGCGCCGTTGCGCGCACATCGACTCTGGCGCTGAATAACGTCACCTTGCCTTTTGTGGCGGCCCTGGCCAATAAGGGTCCGGATCGGGCGATGAAGGAAGATCAGCACCTCAGGGCCGGGTTGAACGTGGCCGCGGGCAAGGTGACCTACAGGGAAGTGGCAGAAGCGACCGGGCACCCATACACCAACCCTGAATCCCTGTTGGGATCCTGAGTGTGAAATCCTCGGAGAAACCATGAAACTGATCGGATCCACTACTTCACCTTACGTTCGGCGCATTCGTATCCTGCTGGACGAAGAGCCCTATGAATTCCTCAATCTCAATATCTATGGTGAAGGCCGGGACGAGCTGCGGCGAAACAATCCGACCCTGAAAATTCCGGTACTCGAAGACGGTGGCAAGGAAATCTATGATTCCCGGATTATCGCCCGTTACGTCAGTGCCAAACAGGGCCGCGATCCGCTGACCTGGGACCAGGAAAACCAGCTGACCATGATCGATGGCGCCAATGACTCCGCGGTCACCATGCTGCTCTCGGAGAAGTCCGGAATCGATACCAGCGGCGACCTGATGTTCTTCAACCTTCAACGTGAACGCATCATGACAACCTTGCGCACGCTGTCGGCAATGGCGGAAGAGGGCCAGTTCGAGGAATGGAATTATCCGGCCATCTGTCTTTATTGCCTGGTAGACTGGCTGGATTTCAGGGACCTGGTGGACTTTTCCGGTGTGGAGAGCCTGTTATCCTTCCGCGACAGCCACAGGGATTACCCCTGGGTTGCCGAGACCGATCCGCGCAATTCCTGACTTCGCGCGGCTGGCAATCGCCGGCCGCCGCCTCCAGCCAAGGCTGAAAAAAACTTGCCCGGTCATCCTGCGTCATTTTACTTTCGCAATCGCCGTTCTTGACTATAGTTAGGGTTAAGGAACAGCGTCTGATCTGCCGGTTACCGCGTTCCGTACGTATAAATACCAACAATAGAAGAGAGAGGGGGTCATCCATGCTCCTGTCACATGCGTTCGGACTCTTTACCCACCCCGATGAAGAGTGGGCTTCCATACGAAAAGAACATGAAACCCCGCGCCGGGTCTATGTTGCCTATGTTCTGATTCTGGCGGCGATAGCTCCCATTTGTGCCTACATATCGACCGCGTATTTCGGCTGGACGGTTGGCAATGAGCGGCTGATCAAGTTAACCGAGATCAGTGCAATGCAGCTCAGCGTGTTGACCTATCTGGCAATGCTGGTCGGCGTTTTTGCGCTGGGTTATGCCATCAACTGGATGGCAAGAACCTACGGCGCCAAGGAAGAACACGTACCCTCGAACGGCATTGCCCTGGCAGCTTACTCCTGCACTCCTCTGTTCCTGGCAGGATTTGCCCTGTTGTATCCAGTGCCCTGGTTCAACGCCATCGTCTTCCTGGCTGCCGCCTGCTATGGCGCCTATCTCATGTATGACGGACTGCCGATTGTCATGGGCATCGAAAAGGAACGTGCCGTCATGTATGCCGGGGCGTTGCTGACTGTGGCCCTGGTGATCCTTGTATCCACACGGGTCGGGTCAGTCATTATCTGGAACCTGGGAGTCGGGCCGGTATTCATCAGCGGATAGACCGGGCTTAAACGGACCGCAAATAGGGGAGCCACTGGTTCCCCTTTTTTGTGGTTTCTGGTCCTCGCGAACACTTGTCGTGATTTGCCATCCCCCTGTCGCAAATTGGCAATGCGTTCTTAACCGAGCCCGATTAGCTTCTTCATTTGGAGTAGAAACGGCGAAGGGTGCAGAACGTCGAGACTACAAGGGACGAACACAGGGGAAGACATAACAATGAAACGACTGACACGACGGGATTTTCTGAAAGCATCGGCCATGGGTATGGGGGCCGTGGTGATTTCGACTGGCCTCGCAGGCTGTGTACTGGACAGCTCCGACAAGCGAACAATCAGTTTTACCCATGGAGTGGCCAGCGGCGACCCGCTTGCCGATGGTGTCATGCTCTGGACCAGGGCTGCACCGGCGACCGGTTCGGCACCTGTCGGTGTCGCCTGGGAGGTGTCGACGGATGAGGGGTTCGAGAACCTTGTGCACTCCGGCACTGCAGAGGCCACTGAAGCCCATGACTTCACCGTCAAGGTGGATGTCCGCGGCCTGGCACCGGGGCAGAGCTACTATTACCGCTTTCAGACGACCGATCGACAGTCACCGGTGGGCGTAACCCGGACCTTACCGGAGGGCAGTATCGAATCAGTGCGCCTCGCCGTGGTCTCCTGCGCGAATTATCCGGCCGGTTATTTCAACGTCTACGGGGAAATCAGTAAACAGAATGACCTGGATGCCGTGGTTCATCTGGGTGACTACATCTACGAATACAGCTCCGACAGCAGCAGTTATGCGGCACAGGATGCCCAGGCGCTGGGGAGGACCTTTTCTGAGGACAACAATCTTGAGCTGATTGAACTGGTGGACTATCGCAAACGTTACGCTGCGTATCGGGCAGACCCGGATCTTCAGTTCCTGCATGCGAGAGTGCCGTTCATTGTGGTGTGGGACGACCACGAGGTGGCGAACGACGCCTGGGAAGAGGGAGCTGAAAACCACAACGAGGGCGAGGGCGATTTCACCCAGCGTAAGCTCAATGCCCTGAAGGCCTATTTTGAATGGATGCCGATCCGCCCTGTGATCGAGGGCAGCGACGAAGCCATCTTCCGGACCTTCCGGTTCGGCGACCTGGTGGATCTGCACATGCTCGACACCCGCATTATCGGTCGCGACCAGCAACTGGACTACATGGACTACTTCACGGGAGAAGGCCTTGATGCCGCCCGCTTTACTGCGGATGTTGGCAGTGAGAACCGTACCCTGCTGGGCGCGGAGCAACTGCTCTGGCTTCAGTCCTCCCTGAACTTCTCCACGGCCACATGGCAGGTTCTGGGACAGCAGGTATTGATGGGCCGCATGAACCTGCCCGCGGAACTGCTCGTGGCTATCGCCACGGAACAGTTTGACGGCCTCCCGCAGAACCTTGCGGAGCTCGCCCAACTCAAGGGTCGGGCTCTTCAGGGAGATCCGACTCTGACTGACGCGGAACTGGAGCGCATCAACACGGTTGCCCCCTACAATCTGGACGCCTGGGATGGCTATCAGTATGAACGGGAAGTGGTACTGGGCACCGCCAAGGCTCTGAACAAGAACCTCGTGGTGCTGGCCGGGGATACCCATAATGCCTGGGCCAACAATTTGAAAGATATTCAGGGGGACCAGATTGGCGTGGAGTTCGCCACAGCGTCGGTTACATCACCTGGCCTGGAGGAGTATCTGGGCATTCCGGATGACATGATTCAGGGCGCGGAACAGGCCATTGGTCTGCTGGTGGACGACCTGGATTACCTGAATGTGAATCAGCGTGGCTACATGCTGGTGACCTTTACTCCGGAAGAAGCCCGGGCAGACTGGTATTTCGTGGACACAATCAAGTCAAAGGATTATCAGATCGACGCGAGCCGCACCGCCTCCCGGCGGGTATTGCCCGGTCCCGGAAATCGAACGGTGCAGGACACAAGCATAGGATAAGACGCCCGGCCGGTCCCCTGGCTATTCTGTCCTTGATGCAGCGCAAACCACCCCGGGTGCTTTCCGGGGTTTAATGGGGATGTTGCAACGTCAGGGAGCTTTGGGGATATGTCTGAATCGGTGGTCTTGAAAAACCGCGAGTGCGAGCAGCGGGAGCCAGAGTGGCATGTGCTTCAGCCCGCGGAAGCAAGGCAGGAGCTCAAAGCAAAGGAGCCCCTGTCTGATGATGAGATCGGCCAACGCCTGGCTCGCCATGGCCCAAATGCTTTGCCGGAGGCTCGTGCAAAGGGGCCGTGGGCGAGACTGGGACGGCAACTCAAGAATTTCCTGATTTACGTACTGGCAGGGGCCGCCGTAATCACGGCGAGCCTGGGTCACTGGGTGGATGCTGGCGTCATTCTCGCTGTTGTTGTTATCCAGACGCTGGTGGGCTTCGTTCAGGAGGGCAAGGCCGAGCAGGCCCTGTCGGCCATTCGCCACATGCTTGCGCCCAAAGCACGGGTCATGCGTTCTGATGGCCAGCATCAGATAGATGCTGCCAATCTGGTTCCGGGCGATACGGTACTGTTGGAGCCCGG
This region includes:
- a CDS encoding dienelactone hydrolase family protein; this encodes MKTLKTAATAAALSLTLASTQVLAEMQTKTVEYKVGETTFTGYMAWDDEFEEKRPGVLVVHEWWGHNEFARDQAERLAAAGYTAFALDMYGSGKQADHPDTAQKFMQEATKDMDQVKARFMTAMEILQNHESVDASRIAAQGYCFGGAVVLNMARMGLDLDGVVSYHGALGSPITAEAGTVKARVQVYTGGADKMVPSDQVAGLVKEMQDAEVDLTLVSFPGVLHSFTNPGADKVAEEFGMPIGYDEEAATRSWEGTMRFYEAIFTR
- a CDS encoding glutathione S-transferase family protein; its protein translation is MKLIGSTTSPYVRRIRILLDEEPYEFLNLNIYGEGRDELRRNNPTLKIPVLEDGGKEIYDSRIIARYVSAKQGRDPLTWDQENQLTMIDGANDSAVTMLLSEKSGIDTSGDLMFFNLQRERIMTTLRTLSAMAEEGQFEEWNYPAICLYCLVDWLDFRDLVDFSGVESLLSFRDSHRDYPWVAETDPRNS
- a CDS encoding cold-shock protein — translated: MSTTTGTVKFFNEAKGFGFITREGGPDVFVHYSAIQGSGFKTLAEGQQVEFTVTQGQKGPQAENVVAL
- a CDS encoding Yip1 family protein — encoded protein: MLLSHAFGLFTHPDEEWASIRKEHETPRRVYVAYVLILAAIAPICAYISTAYFGWTVGNERLIKLTEISAMQLSVLTYLAMLVGVFALGYAINWMARTYGAKEEHVPSNGIALAAYSCTPLFLAGFALLYPVPWFNAIVFLAAACYGAYLMYDGLPIVMGIEKERAVMYAGALLTVALVILVSTRVGSVIIWNLGVGPVFISG
- a CDS encoding alkaline phosphatase D family protein, which codes for MKRLTRRDFLKASAMGMGAVVISTGLAGCVLDSSDKRTISFTHGVASGDPLADGVMLWTRAAPATGSAPVGVAWEVSTDEGFENLVHSGTAEATEAHDFTVKVDVRGLAPGQSYYYRFQTTDRQSPVGVTRTLPEGSIESVRLAVVSCANYPAGYFNVYGEISKQNDLDAVVHLGDYIYEYSSDSSSYAAQDAQALGRTFSEDNNLELIELVDYRKRYAAYRADPDLQFLHARVPFIVVWDDHEVANDAWEEGAENHNEGEGDFTQRKLNALKAYFEWMPIRPVIEGSDEAIFRTFRFGDLVDLHMLDTRIIGRDQQLDYMDYFTGEGLDAARFTADVGSENRTLLGAEQLLWLQSSLNFSTATWQVLGQQVLMGRMNLPAELLVAIATEQFDGLPQNLAELAQLKGRALQGDPTLTDAELERINTVAPYNLDAWDGYQYEREVVLGTAKALNKNLVVLAGDTHNAWANNLKDIQGDQIGVEFATASVTSPGLEEYLGIPDDMIQGAEQAIGLLVDDLDYLNVNQRGYMLVTFTPEEARADWYFVDTIKSKDYQIDASRTASRRVLPGPGNRTVQDTSIG
- a CDS encoding lysophospholipid acyltransferase family protein; amino-acid sequence: MLRLLKAAWILFWAILLTLILFFPIVIAALLGKRGDAAFHGTQIYAWIILKVCGIRLKVRGRENIEPGQRYVILSNHASYLDPPALVLALGLQYRWVIKKELRKVPLFGLALEASRNLFIDRSKGSDALESIKRGVGQLPDGTGILIFPEGTRSWDGKLLPFKKGGFVIAQDGELPILPVTICGSHQRLPKGSVAFSSGDIEIAIHPPMASGALPLDDLMTDVRNSIASSL
- the ald gene encoding alanine dehydrogenase, whose amino-acid sequence is MRIGVPREIKNREYRVGMTPAAVHELCGHNHDVFVETGAGLAIGFSDEDYRQAGARILETAGEVFDTAKLIVKVKEPQAEERAMLKPEHTLFTYLHLAPDKAQTDDLVKSGATCIAYETVTDHGGHLPLLAPMSEVAGRMSIQAGAHCLEKAMGGRGVLLGGVPGVSPARVAVVGGGVVGQNAIAMAVGLGAHVTVLDRNMDVLRNLDHLYGNRITTLFSTAQTLDQAVTESDLVIGSVLIPGASAPKLITRDMIRRMPEGSVIVDVAIDQGGCAETSRATTHDDPTYIVDGVVHYCVANMPGAVARTSTLALNNVTLPFVAALANKGPDRAMKEDQHLRAGLNVAAGKVTYREVAEATGHPYTNPESLLGS